A segment of the Superficieibacter sp. HKU1 genome:
TCGGGCTGGGTGAGGTGAATATCCAGCGTCCAGGGGGTAGGGGATTGAATACTGACGATATGCGAGAAGAGGGGGAGAGGATTGATTCGTTGCAGGGAGGTAATAATATCCTCCATTTCCAGCTCGCGACCATGGTGAAAATGGATACCGGGGCGCACAAAAAAGCGCCAGTGCAGCGGCGTAATTTGCTGCCAGTGGTGGGCAATATCGGCTTCCAGTTCCCCATTTTCCTCATTTACCCGGGTTAAGGCATTAAAGATCTGCCTTGCCATATGGATTTCCGAGCGGCGCAGGGCGGTACCGGGCAGCAGGCTTTTCATCGGGCGGTAATAGAGCACGCGCAAAATATGCCGTCCCTGACGAAAGCTGCGACCTAAATGAGAGACCAGCATCTGACGCACCGTGGCTTTATCGCCCACCAGTTGAACCAGCTGGTCGATCCGATCCTGCTCCAGCAAATCCTCCGCTCGCTGCTGCTGGAGTGCCAGCCCGGTATAGAGAAACGTCAGGCGTGACCGCTTGCCGCGTCCGGCTTCGGCCTCCCACGTCAGCCAGCCGCGGGCCTGCATGGTGTTCAGCAGCGTGCGCATATGACGCCGCGAACAGTTCAGCAATTCCGCCAGCTCGTTGAGGGTGGTCTCCTGCGACTTGCCGTCACAGCACTGCCACAGGCGGATGAATTGTTGTTGCAGACGGCCAGATGACATAAAAGGGGAACTCCTGATGAAAACCCAGCAATTTATTTATCCCCATATTAAGCCAATAATCATCAGCGATGAAGCAAGGAGGTGGAATATGCAGAGGTTATCTACCCGTCAGTTTTACCTGCGCTATTTTATTGCAACACAGGAAGTGTCCTGGCTGGCCCGTCAGAGCGCACGGCAGCGACTGAAGTTGCTTGAAGAACTGATGCAGTGGGACGTTACAAATCCGGTCTCTGATTCTGTTCATCCTCAGGAGGCAACATTACCTGAACGCTGAACGCATCGCTGACTTGCAGACATCATGTGTGACTGAGTATTGGTGTAATATCACCCGCCAGCAGATTATTTCTGCTGGCTTTTTTCGTTTTCATTTTTGCTTGTGCGCGTAAGGGATATTTCATGCTCTGGGTAATGACGATGGCACGGCGGCTTAATGGTGTGTATGCCGCATTTATGATCGTAGCGTTTATGATGGGCATTGCGGGAGCATTGCAGGCACCCACGCTGAGCCTGTTTTTGAGCCGTGACGTTGGAGCAGAACCGTTCTGGGTTGGGCTATTTTATACCGTTAACGCCATCGCCGGGATCCTGATCAGTCTTTTGCTGGCAAAACGTTCCGACAGCCGGGGCGACAGGCGAAAATTAATTATGTTTTGCTGCCTGATGGCGGTGGGCAACGCGCTGTTGTTCGCCTTCAATCGTCACTATCTGACGCTGATCACCTGTGGTGTACTGCTGGCTTCGCTGGCTAATACGGCTATGCCACAGCTTTTCGCGCTGGCCCGGGAATATGCCGATAATTCGGCGCGTGAAGTGGTGATGTTCAGCTCGGTTATGCGTGCGCAGCTCTCGCTGGCATGGGTTATCGGCCCGCCGCTGGCCTTTATGCTGGCGCTGAATTATGGCTTTACCACCATGTTCACTGTCGCCGCCGGCCTTTTTTTAATCAGCCTGTCGCTGATTGTGCTAATGCTACCTTCGGTAGAGA
Coding sequences within it:
- a CDS encoding sugar efflux transporter; this encodes MLWVMTMARRLNGVYAAFMIVAFMMGIAGALQAPTLSLFLSRDVGAEPFWVGLFYTVNAIAGILISLLLAKRSDSRGDRRKLIMFCCLMAVGNALLFAFNRHYLTLITCGVLLASLANTAMPQLFALAREYADNSAREVVMFSSVMRAQLSLAWVIGPPLAFMLALNYGFTTMFTVAAGLFLISLSLIVLMLPSVERVEQPADVAITQVSGWRNNNVRMLFIASTLMWTCNTMYIIDMPLWISQDLGLPDKLAGILMGTAAGLEIPAMIIAGYYVKRIGKRKMMMVATVAGVLFYAGLLFFHSQQALLILQLFNAVFIGIVAGIGMLWFQDLMPGRAGAATTLFTNSISTGVILAGMIQGALAQSFGHTAVYWAIAAISLLTTGITSRVKEG
- the sgrT gene encoding glucose uptake inhibitor SgrT; this encodes MQRLSTRQFYLRYFIATQEVSWLARQSARQRLKLLEELMQWDVTNPVSDSVHPQEATLPER